One Oncorhynchus masou masou isolate Uvic2021 chromosome 18, UVic_Omas_1.1, whole genome shotgun sequence DNA window includes the following coding sequences:
- the zgc:112496 gene encoding uncharacterized protein zgc:112496 isoform X1: MSGALFTCEDPAVWRKLYGKYWEVVEAKSLGKGKKSGKLLPLDKWYQEELPVTIAGRAYKYVTQPELVKLMEWKLTRGKFRPRLQQLVASNSDEMVETCSRNAFSLLPDVQAAITELSSLKALGPATASAVLAAGAPEQAAFMADEAVESIPGLGPIQYTPRHYALYLNKMATHTQTLNKVDSERDWTPHRVELCLWAWAVANQLQLPLLKDVNLENSLHNKSDPETNDRPAKRQRTK, translated from the exons ATGAGTGGAGCACTATTCACCTGCGAAGACCCAGCTGTCTGGAGAAAGTTATATGGGAAATACTGGGAGGTAGTGGAGGCCAAGTCCCTTGGGAAGGGCAAGAAGTCTGGAAAACTGCTTCCCTTGGACAAATG GTATCAAGAGGAGCTGCCTGTAACCATCGCTGGGCGTGCTTATAAATACGTCACCCAaccagagctggtgaaactgatgGAGTGGAAGCTCACT AGGGGGAAGTTCCGTCCGCGGCTGCAGCAGCTGGTGGCCTCGAACAGTGATGAGATGGTGGAGACGTGCTCTAGAAATGCCTTCAGTCTCCTCCCTGACGTCCAGGCAGCCATCACAGAACTCAGCTCTCTCAAAGCCCTGGGCCCAGCCACCGCCTCAG CTGTATTGGCAGCAGGAGCTCCCGAGCAGGCTGCGTTCATGGCCGACGAGGCCGTTGAAAGTATCCCTGGACTGGGGCCCATCCAGTACACACCCAGGCACTATGCTCTCTACCTGAACAAgatggctacacacacacaaacacttaacAAAG TGGACAGCGAGCGGGACTGGACCCCCCATAGGGTGGAGCTGTGTTTGTGGGCATGGGCGGTAGCCAATCAGCTGCAGCTCCCCCTGCTAAAGGATGTGAATCTAGAGAACAGCCTTCACAATAAGTCAGACCCGGAGACCAATGACAGGCCAGCTAAGAGACAGAGGACCAAGTAA
- the zgc:112496 gene encoding uncharacterized protein zgc:112496 isoform X2 — translation MSGALFTCEDPAVWRKLYGKYWEVVEAKSLGKGKKSGKLLPLDKWYQEELPVTIAGRAYKYVTQPELVKLMEWKLTRGKFRPRLQQLVASNSDEMVETCSRNAFSLLPDVQAAITELSSLKALGPATASAVLAAGAPEQAAFMADEAVESIPGLGPIQYTPRHYALYLNKMATHTQTLNKGFLLVCVRDRRGGTIPGMWKPHAVIYADVVC, via the exons ATGAGTGGAGCACTATTCACCTGCGAAGACCCAGCTGTCTGGAGAAAGTTATATGGGAAATACTGGGAGGTAGTGGAGGCCAAGTCCCTTGGGAAGGGCAAGAAGTCTGGAAAACTGCTTCCCTTGGACAAATG GTATCAAGAGGAGCTGCCTGTAACCATCGCTGGGCGTGCTTATAAATACGTCACCCAaccagagctggtgaaactgatgGAGTGGAAGCTCACT AGGGGGAAGTTCCGTCCGCGGCTGCAGCAGCTGGTGGCCTCGAACAGTGATGAGATGGTGGAGACGTGCTCTAGAAATGCCTTCAGTCTCCTCCCTGACGTCCAGGCAGCCATCACAGAACTCAGCTCTCTCAAAGCCCTGGGCCCAGCCACCGCCTCAG CTGTATTGGCAGCAGGAGCTCCCGAGCAGGCTGCGTTCATGGCCGACGAGGCCGTTGAAAGTATCCCTGGACTGGGGCCCATCCAGTACACACCCAGGCACTATGCTCTCTACCTGAACAAgatggctacacacacacaaacacttaacAAAG GCTTCCTCCTGGTGTGTGTAAGAGACAGAAGGGGGGGGACTATACCCGGGATGTGGAAACCCCATGCCGTAATCTATGCTGACGTTGTTTGTTGA